From one Liolophura sinensis isolate JHLJ2023 chromosome 10, CUHK_Ljap_v2, whole genome shotgun sequence genomic stretch:
- the LOC135476442 gene encoding putative uncharacterized protein DDB_G0290521, giving the protein MALVEPRLLETLTRPSPSAHPPPAHPNSPYPVPSTVKALNTLDQEMASILHDRTLSDEEKIQRYHHTLQRYRTFQDQYQIGRRPSSIPPQAKSTASRFLSEADKAMLDTPTQTLQPTTPTIPTTLSPSHERSIPRDHYRAWVREKMSTPAELGNPPTELGNHPIARTPTSQHKKKPRPSTTTSSSTHTPHTTHTTHTTPKRPKKTRRGQRSELRPASSIIRPLRWSPY; this is encoded by the coding sequence atggccttggtcgagcCACGGCTCTTAGAGACGCTCACACGACCTTCACCTTCAGCCCATCCACCTCCAGCCCACCCCAACTCCCCATACCCCGTCCCCAGTACGGTGAAAGCCCTCAACACGCTCGATCAAGAGATGGCCTCGATCCTCCACGACAGGACTCTCTCGGACGAGGAGAAAATACAGCGAtatcaccacacccttcaacggtaccgaacgtttcaagatcaataccaaatCGGGCGGCGACCGAGTTCGATCCCACCTCAGGCCAAATCCACAGCCAGTCGTTTTTTGAGCGAGGCGGATAAGGCGATGTTAGACACCCCGACCCAAACCCTCCAGCCTACCACCCCTACCATCCCTACCACCCTTAGCCCCTCACACGAGCGCTCAATACCCCGGGATCACTACCGGGCTTGGGTGCGGGAAAAAATGAGCACACCCGCCGAGCTGGGGAATCCCCCGACCGAGCTGGGGAATCACCCGATCGCCAGAACCCCGACCagccaacataaaaaaaaacccaggcCCTCCACTACCACCTCTagttccacacacacaccacacaccacacacaccacacacaccacaccaaaGCGACCCAAGAAGACGCGACGAGGCCAGCGATCTGAACTCCGGCCCGCTTCATCTATCATACGCCCGCTCAGGTGGAGTCcctattaa